One Nicotiana tomentosiformis chromosome 4, ASM39032v3, whole genome shotgun sequence genomic window carries:
- the LOC104084639 gene encoding probable isoaspartyl peptidase/L-asparaginase 2, with product MGGWAIAVHGGAGVDPNLPAERQEEAKQLLTRCLNIGISALRSSLPAIDVVELVVKELETDPIFNSGRGSALTANGTVEMEASIMDGDGRRCGAVSGITTVKNPISLARLVMEKSPHSYLAFSGAEEFAKQQGVEMVDNDYFITEDNVGMLKLAKEANTILYDYRIPAVGLESCAAAVESPIHMNGLPISVYAPETVGCVVVDSQRRCAAATSTGGLMNKMTGRIGDSPLIGAGTYAGELCGVSCTGEGEAIIRGTLARDVAAVMEYMELGLQDAVDYVIKKRLDKGFAGLIAVSNKGEVAYGFNCNGMFRGCATEDGFMEVGIWE from the exons ATGGGTGGTTGGGCTATAGCGGTGCACGGCGGCGCTGGTGTGGACCCAAATCTCCCAGCGGAGCGTCAAGAAGAAGCCAAACAACTCCTTACTCGCTGCCTTAACATTGGCATCTCTGCTCTTCGCTCTTCTCTTCCTGCCATTGATGTCGTTGAACTCGTC GTGAAGGAACTGGAAACCGATCCTATATTCAACTCGGGGCGTGGATCTGCGTTAACCGCGAATGGAACAGTGGAAATGGAGGCGAGCATCATGGACGGCGACGGGAGACGATGCGGCGCCGTTTCGGGTATCACCACCGTGAAAAACCCAATCTCTCTCGCTCGTCTCGTCATGGAAAAGTCCCCTCATTCCTACCTCGCTTTCTCCGGCGCTGAAGAATTCGCCAAACAGCAG GGTGTGGAGATGGTGGACAATGATTATTTCATCACGGAGGACAACGTTGGAATGCTGAAACTAGCCAAAGAGGCCAATACCATTCTG TACGATTACAGAATTCCAGCCGTGGGATTGGAATCCTGCGCGGCGGCTGTGGAGAGCCCAATTCACATGAACGGGCTACCAATAAGCGTATACGCGCCGGAGACAGTTGGATGTGTGGTGGTGGACAGCCAAAGGAGATGCGCCGCCGCCACATCAACCGGTGGGCTGATGAACAAAATGACCGGTCGTATCGGTGACTCACCGCTGATTGGTGCTGGGACCTACGCTGGTGAACTTTGTGGGGTCTCTTGTACTGGTGAAGGAGAGGCCATCATACGTGGGACCCTAGCACGTGACGTGGCAGCTGTTATGGAATACATGGAATTGGGCCTACAAGATGCAGTGGACTATGTGATTAAGAAAAGACTGGACAAAGGTTTTGCTGGGCTTATTGCTGTATCCAATAAAGGGGAAGTGGCCTATGGGTTTAATTGTAATGGAATGTTTAGAGGCTGTGCTACTGAAGATGGATTTATGGAAGTTGGTATTTGGGAATAG
- the LOC138910418 gene encoding uncharacterized protein has protein sequence MPLLLGEEEVPKPTKDKKRRRASPPDTPKPRKSRARKSKNDPAVLSADVVQTLRDEGEEGKDVDCLLVAWKRGGIEALRTVEPVTVEEVQQQTEATMLHREASSKYRDELARCEADLKKLTEEKDALKLLYVQKEEEFMRIRADLTRAHQDQTELIEWVMYIFGSLLCINLILMTKTLILHVHQKAELVEQLREEAKMKEAETLGWKHNMDCLASEKDAVRAQLSSVERQIQSVKGENLARAQKVEDLETRLAAELARATSKAEALVASYRADAEVANTRAKEISDAVEVRLSRVAEHARRQSRRETFEEVHAHGFDLTADIESAKVLEDEAGALLSDDEDSASRSESGGDEDEAPEDAAPEAD, from the exons ATGCCACTTCTCCTCGGGGAAGAGGAGGTCCCGAAGCcgaccaaagacaagaaaaggagaagggcctcGCCTCCAGATACCCCGAAGCCCAGGAAAAGCAGGGCTCGAAAGTCGAAGAATGATCCCGCCGTTCTGTCTGCCGATGTAGTCCAAACGCTACGAGATGAAGGCGAGGAGGGAAAAGATGTCGACTGCCTGCTGGTGGCTTGGAAGAGGGGAGGCATCGAAGCTTTGAGAACTGTTGAGCCGGTGACGGTCGAAGAAGTTCAGCAGCAGACCGAG GCTACGATGCTTCATCGAGAAGCGTCCTCCAAATACCGAGATGAGCTGGCCCGATGTGAGGCTGATCTCAAAAAGCTTACGGAGGAGAAAGacgccctcaaactcctctatgtgcaaaaagaagaggagtTCATGAGAATTCGGGCCGACCTGACAAGAGCTCATCAAGATCAGACCGAGCTCATTGAATGGGTAATGTATatttttgggagcttgttatgtattaacttgatattgATGACTAAAACTTTGATCCTGCACGTTCACCAGAAGGCCGAATTGGTTgagcagcttcgtgaggaggccaagatgaaagaggcagagactttggggtggaagcaTAACATGGACTGTCTTGCCTCGGAGAAAGATGCGGTTCGGGCCCAACTGTCTTCGGTTGAGCGTCAAATCCAAAGTGTGAAGGGGGAGAACTTGGCCCGAGCCCAGAAGGTTGAAGACCTCGAGACTCGATTGGCCGctgagcttgcaagggccacatccAAGGCAGAGGCGCTCGTGGCCTCCTATCGAGCCGACGCTGAAGTCGCTAACACTCGGGCAAAGGAAATTTCTGATGCTGTTGAAGTTAGATTGTCTcgtgttgccgagcatgctaggcgccagtctcgaagagagacttttgaggaggtacatgctcatggcttcgacctcacggctgatatcgagagtgcgaaggttttggAGGACGAGGCCGGAGCTTTGCTTTCTGATGATGAAGACTCTGCGAGTAGATCCGAGAGCggaggagatgaagatgaagctcccgaAGATGCGGCTCCCGAGGCGGATTAG